A region of Myxococcus stipitatus DSM 14675 DNA encodes the following proteins:
- a CDS encoding methyl-accepting chemotaxis protein, which produces MTAPQDVRGLARWLSRPVAPVSALGISLALLHGLLAEALPAGTWSRFLLLVAGVAALSLWLIHWHARRSLRVLQGVGEGHVPPSPENLKAALLEARGFPERCFSFALQSWLMGALMVACVFLPWVDAPLSLGPRIILVGASLGSLTALLIYLLVVRRCREAVERVAARGLSPLEVVAAAPPRRLHIRRRMVLFTAIAVLTPSLFILDATVTRASRAMDDVVSARSPGEQDAALRRADDGRGLVVAGLVAVLVLLTAYLGGTVIAAPLRAITEDATRIAQGDLRPPRVIAAEDEVWAMSAAFAQMQAQLGQALIQLRRAGLQISTTTEQLVATSGEQESGADEQASSLNVTSATTEELARSAQQIAGNAESVSTIAESTFGAAQSGQRGAAAFLGAMQRMKQDNQAIADAVVRLNKRVQQIGKVVEFINEIADKSDLLALNAELEGTKAGEVGRGFSLVAAEMRRLAENVIRSTKAIEQLIEEIRDATHAAVMATEAGLKAMEAGTVLAAEVDESLSLILELARQTSHAVRSISLATQQQQTGTDQLAAAMGDILRVTEQNSAATKQMAVANADLSTLARDLKRVVERFHVAVREEA; this is translated from the coding sequence ATGACGGCGCCCCAGGACGTGCGAGGCCTGGCGCGGTGGCTGTCCCGTCCGGTGGCTCCCGTCAGCGCCCTGGGGATCTCCCTGGCGCTGCTGCACGGGTTGCTCGCGGAGGCGCTGCCGGCGGGGACGTGGTCTCGGTTCCTGCTGCTCGTCGCGGGCGTGGCGGCGCTGTCGCTCTGGCTCATCCACTGGCACGCGCGGCGCTCGCTGCGGGTGCTCCAGGGCGTGGGCGAGGGGCATGTGCCTCCCTCTCCGGAGAACCTGAAGGCGGCGCTGCTGGAGGCGCGAGGCTTCCCCGAGCGGTGTTTCTCCTTCGCGCTCCAGAGCTGGCTGATGGGCGCGCTGATGGTGGCCTGTGTCTTCCTCCCCTGGGTGGACGCGCCGCTGTCGCTGGGGCCTCGCATCATCCTGGTGGGAGCGTCGCTGGGCTCGCTGACCGCGCTGCTCATCTACCTGCTCGTGGTTCGCCGGTGCCGGGAGGCGGTGGAGCGGGTCGCCGCGCGGGGACTCTCGCCGCTGGAGGTGGTGGCCGCGGCGCCTCCCCGGCGGCTGCACATCCGCCGGCGCATGGTGCTCTTCACGGCCATCGCGGTGCTCACCCCGTCGCTCTTCATCCTCGACGCCACGGTGACGCGGGCCTCGCGGGCCATGGACGACGTGGTGTCGGCGCGCTCGCCGGGGGAGCAGGACGCGGCGCTGCGGCGGGCGGATGACGGGCGCGGGCTGGTGGTGGCGGGGCTGGTCGCGGTGCTGGTGCTCCTCACGGCGTACCTGGGGGGCACCGTCATCGCCGCCCCGCTGCGCGCCATCACCGAGGACGCCACGCGCATCGCCCAGGGAGACCTGCGCCCACCACGCGTCATCGCCGCGGAGGACGAGGTGTGGGCCATGTCCGCCGCCTTCGCGCAGATGCAGGCGCAGCTGGGGCAGGCGCTCATCCAGCTGCGGCGAGCCGGGCTCCAGATATCCACCACCACCGAGCAGTTGGTCGCCACCTCCGGCGAGCAGGAGTCGGGCGCGGATGAGCAGGCGAGCTCGCTCAACGTGACGAGTGCCACCACGGAGGAGCTGGCCCGCTCGGCGCAGCAGATCGCCGGCAACGCGGAGTCGGTGTCCACCATCGCCGAGTCGACCTTCGGTGCCGCGCAGTCGGGCCAGCGGGGCGCGGCGGCCTTCCTGGGCGCCATGCAGCGCATGAAGCAGGACAACCAGGCCATCGCCGATGCCGTGGTGCGGCTCAACAAGCGCGTGCAGCAGATTGGCAAGGTGGTGGAGTTCATCAACGAGATTGCCGACAAGTCGGACCTGCTGGCCCTCAACGCGGAGCTGGAGGGCACCAAGGCGGGCGAGGTGGGCCGAGGCTTCTCGCTGGTGGCCGCGGAGATGCGGCGCCTGGCGGAGAACGTCATCCGCTCCACCAAGGCCATCGAGCAGCTCATCGAGGAGATTCGCGACGCCACGCACGCCGCGGTGATGGCCACGGAGGCGGGGCTGAAGGCGATGGAGGCGGGCACGGTGCTGGCGGCCGAGGTGGATGAGAGCCTGAGCCTCATCCTGGAGCTGGCGCGGCAGACGTCGCACGCGGTGCGCAGCATCTCGCTCGCCACGCAGCAGCAGCAGACGGGCACCGACCAGCTCGCCGCGGCCATGGGGGACATCCTCCGGGTGACCGAGCAGAACTCGGCGGCGACCAAGCAGATGGCGGTGGCGAACGCGGACCTGTCCACGCTGGCGCGGGACCTCAAGCGCGTGGTGGAGCGCTTCCACGTCGCGGTGCGGGAGGAGGCATGA
- a CDS encoding chemotaxis protein CheW, whose protein sequence is MAVHEPEARQSYLVFACGSSWYAVPAESAAEVVTFPELTRVPGSPAHLLGVFAHRGEVIPVVDMGLLVVGVSQSSRRAVLVRLPRGTLALTATTVAGVSPVTGALEPLGSSGVQVHLRGPAKSGPRDVAVIDPDGLFDHLSQGA, encoded by the coding sequence ATGGCCGTCCACGAGCCGGAAGCGCGTCAGTCCTATCTCGTCTTTGCCTGCGGCAGTAGCTGGTACGCGGTGCCCGCGGAGAGCGCGGCGGAGGTTGTCACCTTCCCCGAACTCACGCGGGTACCGGGCTCCCCGGCGCACCTGTTGGGCGTGTTCGCACACCGAGGAGAAGTCATCCCGGTGGTGGACATGGGCCTGCTGGTCGTCGGGGTGAGCCAATCCTCGCGGAGGGCCGTCCTGGTACGGCTCCCGCGTGGGACGCTGGCCCTCACGGCGACCACGGTGGCGGGTGTCTCCCCGGTGACGGGAGCGCTGGAGCCGCTGGGGTCCTCGGGCGTCCAGGTCCACCTGCGAGGCCCCGCCAAGAGTGGCCCCAGGGACGTGGCCGTCATCGACCCCGACGGGTTGTTCGACCATCTCAGCCAGGGGGCGTGA